The proteins below come from a single Thermopolyspora flexuosa genomic window:
- a CDS encoding DUF58 domain-containing protein, protein MTTGLRALTPRGRSFLASGVAALLCAFLFGEHDLLRVAVLIIALPLLAALVVARTRYRLGCARRLSPTRVAVGNDATVTLRLENVTRLPTGLLLIEDTLQYALGARPRFVLDRVEPRGVREIDYKVRSDLRGRFAIGPLSVRITDPFGLVELTRSFTITDTLVVTPEVTALPRVPLSGEWAGGGESRTRSVAVAGDDDVAPREYRHGDDLRRVHWRSTARYGELMVRREEQQWQSRGALLLDTRRYAHRGEGPRSSFETAVSAAASIGVHLAREGLGLRLVTDLGPQHLAADGAGHGLLDALAVVRESPARSLELGVAALRQGGGDGLIVAVLGALDETDARALARLRHGGMTGVAVLLDVATWRPGGRPEDEEAVRAAGTVLASAGWRVVRLPAGVPLAAVWPQAGRSTVQAPSPISGGAA, encoded by the coding sequence GTGACCACCGGGCTCCGCGCGCTGACGCCGCGGGGCAGGTCGTTCCTCGCCTCCGGCGTGGCCGCGCTGCTGTGCGCCTTCCTCTTCGGCGAGCACGACCTGCTGCGCGTGGCCGTGCTCATCATCGCGCTGCCGCTGCTCGCCGCCCTGGTGGTGGCGCGCACCCGGTACCGGCTGGGCTGCGCCCGGCGGCTGTCCCCCACCCGGGTCGCGGTGGGCAACGACGCCACGGTGACGCTGCGGCTGGAGAACGTCACCCGGCTGCCGACCGGGCTGCTGCTCATCGAGGACACCCTGCAGTACGCGCTCGGCGCGCGCCCCCGGTTCGTGCTCGACCGGGTGGAGCCGCGCGGCGTGCGCGAGATCGACTACAAGGTGCGCTCGGACCTGCGCGGCCGGTTCGCCATCGGCCCGCTGTCGGTCCGCATCACCGACCCGTTCGGGCTGGTCGAGCTCACCCGGTCGTTCACCATCACCGACACGCTCGTGGTCACCCCCGAGGTGACGGCCCTGCCGCGGGTGCCGCTGTCCGGCGAGTGGGCCGGCGGCGGCGAGAGCCGTACCCGCAGCGTGGCGGTGGCCGGGGATGACGACGTGGCGCCGCGCGAGTACCGGCACGGCGACGACCTGCGCCGGGTGCACTGGCGCTCCACCGCCCGGTACGGCGAGCTCATGGTGCGCCGCGAGGAGCAGCAGTGGCAGAGCCGCGGCGCGCTGCTGCTCGACACCCGCAGGTACGCCCACCGCGGCGAGGGACCCCGCTCCTCGTTCGAGACGGCGGTGTCGGCCGCGGCGTCGATCGGCGTGCACCTCGCCCGCGAGGGGCTCGGGCTGCGCCTCGTCACCGACCTCGGCCCGCAGCACCTCGCCGCCGACGGCGCCGGCCACGGGCTGCTCGACGCGCTCGCGGTGGTGCGGGAGAGCCCGGCGCGGTCGCTGGAGCTGGGCGTCGCGGCGCTGCGGCAGGGCGGCGGCGACGGGCTGATCGTGGCGGTGCTCGGCGCGCTCGACGAGACCGACGCCCGGGCCCTCGCCCGGCTGCGGCACGGCGGCATGACCGGCGTGGCCGTACTGCTCGACGTCGCCACCTGGCGGCCGGGCGGCCGCCCCGAGGACGAGGAGGCGGTCCGGGCGGCGGGCACGGTGCTCGCGTCGGCGGGCTGGCGGGTGGTCCGCCTGCCCGCGGGCGTGCCGCTCGCCGCGGTGTGGCCGCAGGCCGGCCGGTCCACCGTGCAGGCGCCGAGCCCGATCAGCGGAGGTGCGGCATGA
- the rsmH gene encoding 16S rRNA (cytosine(1402)-N(4))-methyltransferase RsmH encodes MRSGHIEQSGHVPVMLDRVLELLAPVASAPDAVIVDANLGLGGHAAALLAAHPRLHLIGIDRDPDAIARATSRLAPYEDRVTIVRAVSDELPDVLRRSGHERIHGALFDLGVSSPQLDEPERGFAYSYDAPLDMRMDPEQELTAEHVVNTYPVAELTRVLRDYGEERFAARIAQAIARERARRPITSTSRLAEIVREAIPAATRRTGGNPAKRTFQALRIEVNGELAALERALPAALDALAVGGRVVVLAYHSLEDRLVKRILAARTKDTSPEGLPVPLPAHQPTFRLLTRGAELPTDEEVTRNPRSASARLRAAERIRQG; translated from the coding sequence ATGCGTTCCGGACACATCGAGCAGAGCGGGCACGTCCCGGTCATGCTCGATCGTGTGCTCGAGCTGCTCGCGCCCGTGGCCTCCGCGCCGGACGCCGTGATCGTCGACGCCAACCTCGGCCTCGGCGGGCACGCCGCGGCGCTGCTCGCCGCCCACCCCCGGCTCCACCTCATCGGCATCGACCGCGATCCGGACGCCATCGCCCGCGCCACATCGCGCCTCGCCCCGTACGAGGATCGCGTCACGATCGTGCGGGCGGTCTCCGACGAGCTTCCCGACGTGCTCCGCCGCAGCGGCCACGAGCGGATCCACGGGGCGCTGTTCGACCTCGGCGTGTCCAGCCCGCAGCTCGACGAGCCCGAACGCGGCTTCGCCTACTCCTACGACGCCCCGCTCGACATGCGCATGGATCCCGAGCAGGAGCTCACCGCCGAGCACGTCGTCAACACCTACCCCGTCGCCGAGCTCACCCGGGTGCTGCGCGACTACGGCGAGGAGCGGTTCGCCGCGCGCATCGCCCAGGCGATCGCCCGGGAACGCGCCCGGCGTCCCATCACCTCCACGTCGCGTCTCGCCGAGATCGTCCGCGAGGCGATCCCCGCGGCGACCCGGCGAACCGGTGGCAATCCGGCCAAGAGGACGTTCCAGGCGTTGCGCATCGAGGTGAACGGGGAGCTCGCCGCGCTGGAGCGCGCGCTCCCCGCCGCACTCGACGCGCTCGCCGTGGGCGGGCGCGTGGTCGTGCTCGCCTACCACTCACTCGAGGACCGGCTCGTGAAGCGGATCCTCGCGGCACGGACCAAGGACACCAGCCCCGAAGGGTTGCCGGTCCCCCTGCCGGCACACCAGCCGACGTTCCGCCTCCTGACCAGGGGGGCCGAGCTTCCCACCGACGAAGAGGTGACCCGCAACCCGCGGTCCGCCTCGGCCCGGTTGCGGGCGGCAGAAAGGATCCGCCAAGGATGA
- a CDS encoding transglutaminase TgpA family protein, translating to MRLPLASGLATGAVALTLYPLFQGGAWFWSGLAVLIAVTGVGVLASRFTLDRRLVPVLQLVVLGLMLTWIFAGDHAWGGVVPTRDSAYALWLLLVAGFEDIQRYAAPVPPAAGITLLTAGGVGLIAILVDVFAVRLRRAALAGLPLLALFSVPAAVISDPIAWPVVVIAALGYIGLLLSDGRERIGQWGRAVLLRRAHRPAASAPPGAYAANSAPFRLSGKRIGFAAIALAILVPALVPTLEPDPLFGFGAGGGPGGRGNTITIPNPVAGMRGQLTQDENATVLTYTTSDGRPRYLRLWSLDQFDGEEWGMSSPRGRPEDRVSEGPLPRPPGLGSTVRTERVETRVTMSEDISRLHFLPLPYPPTLVEVEGDWRADQTTLMVFSTRQEARGLTYRVISDEPRPTPELLERAGPAPADVVDRYLRLPADLPPEIVRLARRVTQDAPTPYAKAVRLQEWFTKDGDFTYSLATRGQSNSALVDFLIRNRTGYCEQFAAAMAVMARVLDIPSRVAIGYTGGTRVGQGWQVGTHDAHAWPELYFEGVGWLRFEPTPAGAFGQGTAVAPDYSEPSTPVGDGERDTTPSDEPAATPEESEQSGESGQTQRNPRELDQGFGALPVEVDEGMPLAARIGIGAAALLLVALLPAAWRVLVRLRRRRVWTTPPAVAGGGTADAAGGRVTHAGTGWRAGGGARRAAVHAAWAELCDVLYDLGLARQASESPRALARRLTEQYDLDAEAAAAVHRIAYAEERLRYARDPGRETPHRDDIRRVRRALAATVSRRRRLRAVLAPPSTLRRLRGLGEGILDAFDLLENIRPRRRVPESRETAGRSGRVLTRTGR from the coding sequence ATGAGGCTTCCCCTCGCGTCCGGCCTCGCCACCGGCGCGGTCGCGCTCACCCTCTACCCGCTGTTCCAGGGCGGGGCGTGGTTCTGGTCCGGGCTGGCGGTGCTGATCGCGGTGACCGGCGTGGGCGTGCTCGCCTCCCGGTTCACCCTCGACCGGCGGCTCGTGCCGGTGCTGCAGCTCGTCGTGCTCGGGCTCATGCTCACCTGGATCTTCGCCGGGGACCACGCCTGGGGCGGGGTGGTGCCCACCCGCGACTCGGCGTACGCGCTGTGGCTGCTGCTCGTCGCCGGATTCGAGGACATCCAGCGGTACGCCGCGCCGGTTCCCCCCGCGGCCGGGATCACCCTGCTCACCGCGGGCGGCGTCGGGCTGATCGCGATCCTCGTCGACGTGTTCGCGGTACGGCTGCGCCGCGCGGCCCTCGCCGGGCTGCCGCTGCTCGCGCTGTTCAGCGTGCCCGCCGCGGTGATCAGCGACCCGATCGCGTGGCCGGTGGTGGTGATCGCCGCGCTCGGCTACATCGGCCTGCTGCTGTCGGACGGCCGGGAGCGCATCGGGCAGTGGGGGCGCGCGGTGCTGCTGCGCCGCGCGCACCGGCCGGCCGCCTCCGCCCCGCCCGGGGCGTACGCGGCGAACAGCGCGCCGTTCCGGCTGTCCGGCAAGCGCATCGGGTTCGCCGCGATCGCGCTCGCGATCCTGGTGCCCGCGCTCGTGCCGACGCTCGAGCCCGACCCGCTGTTCGGGTTCGGGGCCGGGGGCGGGCCCGGCGGGCGCGGCAACACGATCACCATCCCGAACCCGGTCGCGGGCATGCGCGGCCAGCTCACCCAGGACGAGAACGCCACCGTCCTCACCTACACCACCTCCGACGGCCGGCCCCGCTACCTGCGGCTGTGGTCGCTCGACCAGTTCGACGGCGAGGAGTGGGGCATGTCGAGCCCGCGCGGGCGGCCCGAGGACCGCGTCTCGGAGGGCCCGCTGCCCCGGCCGCCCGGCCTCGGCTCGACGGTGCGGACCGAGCGGGTGGAGACGCGGGTCACGATGAGCGAGGACATCTCGCGGCTGCACTTCCTGCCGCTGCCGTACCCGCCGACCCTGGTCGAGGTGGAGGGCGACTGGCGGGCCGACCAGACCACGCTCATGGTGTTCTCCACCCGTCAGGAGGCGCGCGGCCTCACCTACCGGGTGATCAGCGACGAGCCCCGGCCGACCCCCGAGCTGCTGGAGCGGGCCGGGCCGGCGCCCGCCGACGTCGTCGACCGGTACCTGCGGCTGCCCGCCGACCTGCCGCCCGAGATCGTCCGGCTGGCGCGCCGGGTGACCCAGGACGCGCCCACGCCGTACGCGAAGGCGGTCCGGCTGCAGGAGTGGTTCACCAAGGACGGCGACTTCACCTACAGCCTCGCCACCCGGGGGCAGAGCAACTCCGCGCTGGTCGACTTCCTCATCCGCAACCGGACCGGGTACTGCGAGCAGTTCGCCGCGGCGATGGCGGTGATGGCCCGGGTGCTCGACATCCCCTCGCGGGTCGCGATCGGCTACACCGGCGGCACCCGGGTGGGCCAGGGCTGGCAGGTCGGCACGCACGACGCGCACGCCTGGCCGGAGCTGTACTTCGAGGGGGTCGGCTGGCTGCGCTTCGAGCCCACCCCGGCGGGCGCGTTCGGCCAGGGCACCGCCGTGGCGCCCGACTACTCCGAGCCGTCCACGCCGGTCGGCGACGGTGAGCGGGACACCACCCCGTCCGACGAGCCGGCCGCCACGCCGGAGGAGAGCGAGCAGAGCGGCGAGTCCGGCCAGACGCAGCGCAACCCGCGCGAGCTCGACCAGGGGTTCGGCGCGCTGCCCGTCGAGGTGGACGAGGGCATGCCGCTCGCCGCGAGGATCGGCATCGGCGCGGCGGCGCTGCTGCTCGTCGCGCTGCTCCCGGCGGCCTGGCGCGTGCTCGTCCGGCTGCGCCGCCGCCGCGTCTGGACCACGCCGCCGGCCGTGGCGGGCGGCGGGACGGCCGACGCTGCCGGCGGCCGGGTGACGCACGCGGGGACCGGGTGGCGTGCGGGCGGCGGCGCCCGCCGGGCGGCGGTGCACGCCGCGTGGGCCGAGCTGTGTGACGTGCTGTACGACCTCGGCCTGGCGCGGCAGGCGAGCGAGAGCCCGCGGGCGCTCGCCCGGCGGCTCACCGAGCAGTACGACCTCGACGCGGAGGCGGCCGCCGCGGTGCACCGGATCGCGTACGCCGAGGAGCGGCTGCGCTACGCGCGCGACCCGGGCCGCGAAACCCCGCACCGGGACGACATCCGCCGGGTACGGCGCGCCCTCGCCGCCACGGTGTCGCGACGGCGGCGGCTGCGCGCGGTG
- the mraZ gene encoding division/cell wall cluster transcriptional repressor MraZ: MFLGTHHPRLDDKGRLFLPAKYREELAEGLVITKGQERCLYVFPIEEFQRITEALRTAPVTAKAVRDYSRVFFAGASDEVPDKQGRITIPQHLREYAGLRRDCAVIGANTRLEIWDAQAWERYLADQEQAFAELSEEVLPGVL; the protein is encoded by the coding sequence ATGTTTCTCGGCACTCACCATCCGCGTCTGGACGACAAGGGACGGCTGTTCCTGCCGGCGAAGTACCGTGAGGAGCTGGCGGAGGGTCTGGTGATCACCAAGGGCCAGGAGCGTTGCCTCTATGTGTTTCCCATAGAGGAGTTCCAGCGCATCACCGAGGCTTTGCGCACCGCGCCCGTGACCGCCAAGGCCGTCCGCGACTACAGCCGCGTGTTCTTCGCCGGAGCCTCGGACGAGGTGCCCGACAAGCAGGGGCGGATCACGATCCCGCAGCATCTGCGCGAGTACGCCGGGCTGCGCCGGGACTGCGCGGTGATCGGCGCCAACACCCGGCTCGAGATCTGGGACGCCCAGGCCTGGGAGAGGTACCTGGCCGACCAGGAGCAGGCGTTCGCCGAGCTGTCGGAGGAGGTGCTGCCCGGAGTCCTGTAG
- a CDS encoding AAA family ATPase yields MAITHDVGDRLEELASTANRIREAIESVIEGKGAAVRLTLTVLLAEGHLLIEDVPGVGKTMLAKALARSIDCSVRRVQFTPDLLPSDITGVSAYNQQTREFEFKPGPVFANIVVGDEINRASPKTQSALLECMEERQVTVDGRTYHLEPPFMVIATQNPIEMEGTYPLPEAQRDRFTARIAMGYPEPAAELEMLDVHGGTSPLDKLQPVATTTEVRELIETVRAVYVAPAIKRYAIDLVTATRTTPELRLGASPRATLQLVRAARAHAALSGRDYVIPDDLQELAVPVLAHRLLPSVEAQGQRRMPEQVLADLVRTVPVPEMHPGSRR; encoded by the coding sequence GTGGCGATTACTCACGATGTCGGCGACCGGCTGGAGGAGCTCGCCTCCACCGCGAACCGGATCCGCGAGGCGATCGAGTCGGTGATCGAGGGCAAGGGCGCCGCCGTCCGGCTCACCCTCACCGTGCTGCTCGCCGAAGGCCACCTGCTCATCGAGGACGTGCCCGGCGTCGGCAAGACGATGCTCGCCAAGGCGCTCGCCCGCTCCATCGACTGCTCGGTGCGGCGGGTGCAGTTCACCCCGGACCTGCTGCCCAGCGACATCACCGGGGTGAGCGCCTACAACCAGCAGACCCGGGAGTTCGAGTTCAAGCCGGGCCCGGTGTTCGCGAACATCGTGGTCGGCGACGAGATCAACCGCGCCTCCCCCAAGACGCAGTCCGCGCTGCTGGAGTGCATGGAGGAGCGGCAGGTGACCGTGGACGGCCGCACCTACCACCTCGAGCCGCCGTTCATGGTGATCGCCACCCAGAACCCGATCGAGATGGAGGGCACCTACCCGCTCCCCGAGGCCCAGCGGGACCGGTTCACCGCGCGCATCGCCATGGGCTACCCGGAGCCCGCCGCCGAGCTGGAGATGCTCGACGTGCACGGCGGCACCTCGCCGCTGGACAAGCTGCAGCCGGTCGCCACCACCACCGAGGTGCGCGAGCTGATCGAGACCGTGCGCGCGGTCTACGTCGCCCCCGCGATCAAGCGGTACGCGATCGACCTGGTCACCGCCACCCGCACCACGCCGGAGCTGCGCCTGGGCGCCTCGCCCCGGGCCACCCTGCAGCTGGTGCGGGCCGCGCGGGCGCACGCCGCGCTGTCCGGGCGCGACTACGTCATCCCCGACGACCTGCAGGAGCTCGCCGTGCCCGTGCTCGCCCACCGGCTGCTGCCCAGCGTCGAGGCGCAGGGCCAGCGGCGGATGCCCGAACAGGTCCTCGCCGACCTGGTGCGCACGGTCCCGGTGCCGGAGATGCATCCGGGATCGCGGCGGTGA